The Thalassotalea psychrophila genome window below encodes:
- the alc gene encoding allantoicase has protein sequence MMLDIDTQEQNKLEGAALELEQKLKTHCVDLANERVGGETLSCSDDFFAEMENLIKPGRGIFIDDKFTDRGKWMDGWESRRSYGRDNGREFDWCIIRLGIKGVIRGFDIDTNYFRGNAPESVSVEACVSEVEPNADTIWETVLEQAGVDAHSQNIFTINNDKAYTHIRLNMFPDGGVARIRVYGEAEVNWNQFIDGELIDLAYIKNGGKALLVSDMFFSDKNNLIMPGRGKDMGDGWETKRRRDPGPDWSIVKLASRGSIEKVIVDTCHFKGNFPDTFTLEGMVSDSDDFSDGQQEDKWQPIIARTKLYAHREHLFINEIAVNNEQSFTHVRLNIFPDGGISRMRVFGKMLGKVNS, from the coding sequence ATGATGCTAGATATAGATACTCAAGAACAGAACAAGCTAGAAGGCGCTGCTCTTGAATTAGAACAAAAATTAAAAACTCATTGTGTTGATTTGGCCAATGAACGCGTAGGCGGTGAAACACTGTCTTGTAGTGATGATTTTTTTGCTGAAATGGAAAATTTAATCAAACCTGGTCGCGGCATTTTTATCGACGATAAATTTACCGATCGTGGCAAATGGATGGACGGTTGGGAATCTCGTCGTAGTTATGGTCGTGACAATGGTCGTGAATTTGACTGGTGCATCATTCGTCTAGGCATTAAAGGTGTTATTCGTGGCTTTGATATCGATACTAACTACTTCCGTGGTAACGCACCAGAGTCAGTATCTGTTGAGGCATGTGTGAGTGAAGTTGAACCTAATGCCGACACCATTTGGGAAACTGTGTTAGAGCAAGCGGGTGTTGATGCTCACAGCCAAAATATTTTTACCATCAATAATGATAAAGCTTATACCCATATTCGTTTAAACATGTTCCCAGATGGTGGTGTTGCCCGTATCCGTGTTTATGGTGAAGCCGAAGTAAATTGGAATCAATTTATAGACGGTGAGTTAATCGATTTAGCCTACATTAAAAATGGCGGTAAAGCGTTATTAGTAAGCGACATGTTCTTTAGTGATAAAAATAATTTAATTATGCCTGGTCGTGGTAAAGATATGGGAGATGGTTGGGAAACTAAGCGTCGTCGTGATCCAGGACCAGATTGGTCTATCGTTAAACTAGCCAGTCGTGGCAGCATTGAAAAAGTTATCGTAGATACTTGCCACTTTAAAGGTAATTTCCCAGACACCTTCACCTTAGAAGGTATGGTGTCCGACAGTGATGACTTCAGCGATGGTCAACAAGAAGATAAATGGCAGCCGATTATTGCGCGCACTAAACTATATGCACATCGTGAACATTTATTTATTAATGAAATTGCTGTTAATAACGAACAAAGCTTCACCCACGTGCGTTTAAATATCTTCCCTGACGGCGGTATTTCTCGTATGCGCGTCTTTGGGAAAATGCTTGGCAAAGTTAACTCATAA
- the uraD gene encoding 2-oxo-4-hydroxy-4-carboxy-5-ureidoimidazoline decarboxylase, protein MNLEQLNSFSVEQATHTFMQCCTSSTWVNSMVKARPFVDERAIANQADLAWQELTEPDYMEAFEGHPKIGDVSSLRAKYANTKELAGNEQGLVKEANEDVLQVLSQGNADYEEKFGFIFIVCATGKSAKQMSDLLQARLPNNKAQELINAAEEQRKIFQLRIDKALAEG, encoded by the coding sequence ATGAATTTAGAACAATTAAATAGTTTCTCCGTTGAGCAAGCAACACATACGTTTATGCAATGCTGTACTTCATCAACTTGGGTAAACTCTATGGTTAAGGCACGTCCTTTCGTTGATGAAAGAGCAATTGCCAATCAAGCTGATTTAGCCTGGCAAGAGTTGACTGAACCAGACTACATGGAAGCTTTTGAAGGACACCCAAAAATTGGTGACGTCAGCAGTTTACGTGCTAAGTATGCCAATACAAAAGAATTAGCGGGTAACGAGCAAGGCTTAGTTAAAGAAGCGAACGAAGATGTTCTGCAAGTATTGTCTCAAGGTAATGCAGATTATGAAGAGAAGTTCGGTTTTATCTTTATCGTTTGTGCGACGGGTAAAAGTGCCAAGCAAATGTCAGACTTACTGCAAGCACGTTTACCAAATAACAAAGCACAAGAATTAATCAATGCTGCTGAAGAGCAAAGAAAAATATTTCAACTTCGCATCGATAAAGCATTAGCTGAAGGTTAG
- the uraH gene encoding hydroxyisourate hydrolase, which translates to MSQITTHILDTTRGLPAKNVPITLFAQQGDEWQKINGGVTNDDGRLPGLLAEDKKLPAGVYRMHFATSVYFKANSEEGFYPYVDIVFEIDASGTHYHIPLLLTAYGYSTYRGS; encoded by the coding sequence ATGAGTCAAATTACTACTCACATACTGGACACGACGCGTGGTTTACCCGCAAAAAATGTTCCTATCACTTTGTTTGCCCAGCAGGGTGATGAATGGCAAAAAATCAATGGTGGCGTTACAAATGATGATGGCCGTTTACCAGGGTTATTAGCTGAGGATAAAAAGTTACCTGCAGGTGTTTATCGCATGCACTTTGCTACTTCTGTTTATTTTAAAGCAAACAGCGAAGAAGGTTTTTACCCATATGTTGATATCGTTTTTGAAATCGACGCGAGTGGTACGCATTATCATATTCCATTGCTATTAACTGCATATGGTTATTCAACTTACCGTGGCAGTTAA